One genomic region from Sphingobacterium multivorum encodes:
- a CDS encoding Smr/MutS family protein has translation MRKPPAIVDLHTDAFLEDWEDYSPEELLQESMDFMRSNLDAAIYWEMNEIKFIHGKGKGMLKKLVFEELQEYKAQGAIERYYTSYQNEDIVVVVIGI, from the coding sequence ATGCGCAAACCACCAGCTATCGTTGACTTACACACCGACGCCTTCCTTGAAGATTGGGAAGACTATTCACCAGAGGAGCTCTTACAGGAATCCATGGATTTTATGCGTTCTAACCTAGACGCAGCTATTTATTGGGAAATGAACGAAATAAAGTTTATTCACGGCAAGGGAAAAGGAATGTTAAAAAAATTGGTTTTTGAAGAGTTGCAAGAGTACAAGGCTCAGGGTGCCATTGAACGATATTATACTTCTTACCAGAATGAAGACATTGTAGTCGTTGTCATAGGGATTTAA
- a CDS encoding copper homeostasis protein CutC has protein sequence MKEKAIGNYQLEICSNSVASAIEAEQGGATRVEFCQNLENGGTTPSFGQLQLVRGLVSIGIHALIRPRGGDFLYTETEILEMIADIQLCKELGIDGVVIGILSADGTVDKVNTLRLVEAARPMHVTFHRAFDRVKDPFQALEDVIELGIDRILTSGLQNSALAGVPLLKQLVQQADGRIVIMPGAGVDAANIAHILAQTGAVAIHSSAKELHVSKMMFNQTQVNGMDEAQWMSSKEKVHQMVDLLKSL, from the coding sequence ATGAAGGAAAAGGCAATTGGAAATTACCAATTAGAGATCTGTTCAAATTCCGTAGCATCAGCAATTGAAGCCGAACAAGGGGGGGCGACACGAGTAGAGTTCTGTCAAAATCTGGAAAATGGAGGGACTACACCTTCGTTTGGTCAGTTGCAGCTAGTGCGAGGGTTGGTGAGTATTGGTATTCATGCGCTTATCAGGCCACGTGGTGGTGATTTCCTGTATACAGAGACCGAGATCTTGGAAATGATAGCAGACATTCAGTTGTGCAAAGAATTGGGAATAGATGGTGTTGTAATCGGTATTCTGAGCGCAGATGGTACAGTCGATAAAGTGAATACCCTAAGATTGGTGGAGGCTGCGCGTCCCATGCACGTTACCTTTCATCGAGCCTTTGACCGTGTGAAAGATCCTTTTCAGGCCTTAGAAGATGTTATTGAACTGGGGATAGACCGTATTTTGACATCTGGCCTGCAAAATTCTGCTTTAGCTGGAGTTCCGTTACTCAAACAGTTGGTTCAACAAGCTGATGGGCGTATTGTGATTATGCCTGGTGCAGGTGTAGATGCAGCAAATATAGCTCATATTTTAGCACAAACTGGTGCAGTTGCAATACATAGCTCGGCGAAAGAGTTACATGTTTCAAAGATGATGTTTAACCAGACTCAGGTCAATGGAATGGATGAGGCACAGTGGATG
- a CDS encoding 3-keto-disaccharide hydrolase, giving the protein MNRKAAFLLGILASCALPQVTFANHSTGESIYYQQDVEGKELIGRWDIEVDINGTPAPSWLEVKLSGYRTLVGHYVSTSGSARPVSQVFYEKGKFKFAIPPQWEGGKMNLSVEGEIVNGVLQGTITEPDGKTYRFKGVRAPELKRTAAVKWGKPIQLFNGKDLTGWKATGKTNQWVVKNGILTSPQSGSNLVSEQKFEDFKLHVEFKIPAGSNSGVYLRGRYEVQIEDSPKDAHPNAVLFAGVYGFLAANEMVNKGAGEWQTYDITLVGRLVTVVANGKTVISNQEIPGITGGALDSKEAEPGPIYFQGDHGPVEFRKVIITPAIK; this is encoded by the coding sequence ATGAACAGAAAAGCGGCATTTCTTTTAGGAATTTTGGCCTCTTGTGCATTACCGCAAGTTACATTTGCTAACCATTCCACTGGAGAATCTATTTATTATCAACAGGACGTAGAAGGCAAAGAGCTGATTGGCCGATGGGATATCGAAGTAGATATTAATGGTACTCCTGCACCATCGTGGCTTGAGGTGAAATTGTCGGGTTATAGAACTTTAGTCGGTCATTATGTGAGTACTTCCGGAAGTGCCCGCCCAGTTTCTCAGGTGTTTTATGAGAAAGGGAAGTTCAAATTTGCCATCCCACCGCAATGGGAAGGTGGAAAGATGAACCTGAGCGTGGAAGGCGAGATCGTTAATGGTGTATTGCAAGGGACGATAACAGAACCTGATGGAAAAACATATCGCTTTAAAGGTGTTCGTGCTCCAGAGCTGAAACGAACAGCTGCAGTAAAATGGGGTAAACCTATTCAACTTTTCAATGGCAAGGATCTGACCGGATGGAAAGCTACTGGTAAAACGAATCAATGGGTGGTGAAAAACGGTATCCTGACCAGTCCGCAATCGGGTTCTAATTTGGTCTCTGAGCAAAAATTTGAAGATTTTAAATTACATGTTGAATTTAAAATTCCAGCGGGAAGCAACAGTGGTGTCTACTTGAGAGGCCGATATGAGGTTCAGATAGAGGATAGTCCTAAAGACGCACATCCTAATGCAGTACTTTTTGCGGGGGTATACGGCTTCTTGGCTGCAAATGAAATGGTCAACAAGGGGGCCGGAGAATGGCAAACCTATGATATTACGTTAGTGGGCCGTCTTGTCACAGTTGTGGCAAACGGTAAGACGGTGATCAGTAACCAAGAGATTCCCGGTATAACCGGTGGTGCATTAGATAGCAAAGAGGCAGAGCCGGGGCCAATTTATTTCCAAGGGGATCACGGTCCAGTGGAATTCCGAAAAGTAATTATTACTCCAGCTATTAAATAG